Proteins found in one Cobetia sp. L2A1 genomic segment:
- the rsmI gene encoding 16S rRNA (cytidine(1402)-2'-O)-methyltransferase encodes MSESSEGVLYVVATPIGNLDDLSARAARVLGEVDLIAAEDTRHSARLLRHLGLEVPMMSLHDHNERGRVEQLCQALEEGRKIALVSDAGTPLISDPGFILVRALRERGFKVVPLPGACALITALSAAGLPTDRFTFEGFLAHKGGPRQARLVALRDDSATHVLYESPHRIQALLGDIRDVLGERRVVLARELTKTFETFLDGTAAELLARMEVDSDQTRGEFVVMIEGAPAREGDEAASVEGDALLQVLFEEGVGVKQMAAIATRLVGGRKKAWYAKAQAMKDAVAE; translated from the coding sequence ATGTCTGAGTCTTCTGAAGGCGTATTATACGTGGTCGCCACACCGATTGGTAACCTCGATGACCTTAGCGCGCGCGCGGCGCGGGTGCTGGGTGAGGTTGATTTGATAGCAGCCGAGGATACCCGCCACAGTGCACGCCTGCTGCGTCATCTGGGGCTGGAAGTCCCCATGATGTCGCTGCACGACCATAACGAGCGTGGCCGTGTCGAGCAGCTCTGTCAGGCGTTGGAAGAGGGGCGCAAGATTGCGCTGGTGTCCGATGCTGGCACGCCGCTGATCTCCGACCCCGGCTTTATCCTCGTTCGCGCCTTGCGTGAACGTGGCTTCAAGGTGGTGCCGCTGCCTGGCGCCTGTGCGCTGATTACGGCCTTGAGTGCCGCAGGCCTGCCTACTGATCGTTTCACCTTCGAGGGCTTTCTGGCGCATAAGGGGGGGCCACGACAGGCACGCCTCGTCGCGCTGCGTGACGATAGTGCCACGCATGTGCTGTATGAATCTCCACACCGTATTCAAGCGCTGTTGGGTGACATTCGTGACGTGCTGGGTGAGCGTCGTGTAGTTCTTGCGCGTGAATTGACCAAAACCTTCGAGACTTTCCTTGATGGCACGGCCGCTGAATTGCTGGCCCGCATGGAAGTGGATAGCGATCAGACACGTGGCGAGTTCGTGGTGATGATCGAAGGCGCGCCGGCGCGTGAGGGTGATGAGGCTGCCAGCGTCGAAGGTGATGCTCTGCTACAAGTGCTGTTTGAAGAGGGTGTTGGCGTCAAGCAGATGGCCGCCATCGCAACGCGTCTTGTCGGTGGTCGCAAGAAAGCGTGGTATGCCAAGGCGCAGGCCATGAAGGATGCGGTTGCCGAGTGA
- the rsmH gene encoding 16S rRNA (cytosine(1402)-N(4))-methyltransferase RsmH, translated as MSKPSTPSVAESDVIDRFAHVSVMLDGAVDGLIQDASGIYFDGTFGRGGHSRLILSRLADDGRLIACDRDPQALAEAATIEDARFTIHAGEFARLGEYAEREGVTGQLDGILLDIGVSSPQLDDAERGFSFMNDGPLDMRMDPTSGASAAEWLSSASAEDMAWVFKTYGEERYAKRLARAVVERRVERPITRTGDLASLIKDAHPSWEKHKHPATRVFQAIRIHINGELDELTRALDAGLEALKPGGRLVVISFHSLEDRIVKRFMRDKARGDQAPRGLPIREDQLNKRLILVGKAQKASDSEVDANVRSRSAVMRIAEKLK; from the coding sequence ATGTCCAAGCCCAGCACTCCTTCTGTTGCCGAGTCCGATGTCATTGATCGCTTCGCGCATGTCAGTGTCATGCTCGATGGCGCAGTCGATGGCTTGATTCAGGACGCCTCCGGCATCTACTTCGATGGCACCTTCGGTCGTGGCGGACACTCACGCCTGATTCTGTCACGCCTTGCCGATGATGGACGCTTGATCGCGTGTGATCGGGATCCGCAGGCGCTGGCGGAAGCCGCCACTATCGAAGATGCACGCTTTACTATCCATGCTGGCGAATTTGCACGCCTTGGTGAGTATGCCGAGCGTGAGGGCGTGACGGGTCAACTGGACGGTATTCTGTTGGATATCGGGGTGTCGTCTCCGCAGCTGGATGACGCCGAGCGTGGTTTCAGCTTCATGAATGATGGTCCGCTCGATATGCGCATGGACCCGACCAGTGGTGCGAGTGCTGCCGAGTGGCTGTCAAGTGCTAGTGCAGAGGACATGGCCTGGGTCTTCAAGACCTATGGCGAGGAACGTTACGCCAAGCGTCTGGCGCGTGCCGTCGTGGAACGTCGTGTCGAGCGTCCCATTACACGTACCGGTGATCTGGCGAGCCTGATCAAGGATGCCCATCCGTCTTGGGAGAAGCACAAGCACCCGGCGACGCGTGTATTCCAGGCAATTCGTATTCACATCAACGGTGAATTGGATGAGCTGACCCGCGCGTTGGATGCTGGCCTTGAAGCGCTCAAGCCGGGCGGGCGCCTGGTCGTGATCAGCTTCCATTCGTTGGAAGATCGCATCGTGAAGCGTTTCATGCGTGACAAGGCACGCGGCGATCAGGCACCACGTGGCCTGCCTATCCGCGAAGATCAGCTTAACAAGCGTCTCATACTGGTTGGCAAGGCGCAGAAGGCCTCCGACAGTGAAGTGGATGCCAATGTGCGTTCCCGCAGTGCTGTGATGCGTATTGCTGAAAAGCTCAAATAG
- the ftsL gene encoding cell division protein FtsL, translated as MAGRSQGGRLGDWPIKVHMRWRHLYFVVLMLCLLGSAAAVVVSSHLSRVQYAQLQTLEAARDDARARWGRLLLEESAWSAPARIESISSERLEMRVPDVHDVEVIR; from the coding sequence ATGGCGGGACGGAGTCAGGGTGGCAGGTTGGGAGATTGGCCGATCAAGGTTCATATGCGTTGGCGCCACCTGTATTTCGTGGTGTTGATGCTGTGCCTGCTTGGTTCTGCTGCTGCCGTCGTGGTCAGCTCTCATCTGTCCCGTGTTCAATATGCTCAGCTGCAGACGCTTGAGGCTGCGCGTGATGATGCCCGTGCCCGTTGGGGACGTCTGTTGCTGGAAGAGAGCGCCTGGTCTGCGCCTGCACGTATCGAGAGTATCAGTAGTGAGCGTCTGGAAATGCGCGTGCCCGATGTGCACGACGTTGAGGTCATTCGCTAA
- a CDS encoding peptidoglycan D,D-transpeptidase FtsI family protein, whose protein sequence is MGAGRYRIMLFIVLAGLLALIGRIGYLQLFDQQFLQDQGDARTLRVDSINAHRGMITDRTGEPLAISTPVVTLWADPRKVPDDPVRLSLLARALGQQPDDLINRIRRYRDGGKGFMYIKRQMTPPQAQPAIDLDIPGVSHKQEYKRYYPSGEVSAQLVGVTNVDDKGQEGLELAYNSYLSGTPGKRRVLKDRKGRLVRDLHLISEAKPGGDLKLSIDLRLQYMAYRELKAAVAEHRADGGTLVMMDARTGEVLAMVNQKSYNPNNRAGLDPEGLRNRAITDAFEPGSVMKPLAMSAGLASGQYQPDSIIDTTPGYMRVDRFTIRDFRNYGKLDMAGILYHSSNIGMSRMALSLEDDAIWNRYYSLGLGQSPGTGFPGETTGVLPSPTNWSRSKRASMAYGYGISVSALQLASAYTALANDGRRLPPSLLKVNTPIVGDQVISAENAHSLLGMMEKIVQPNGPAKRAVVEGYRIAGKTGTVRKVTSGGYQKTAYRSLFAGVAPVSDPRIVTVVMIENPKGEEYYGGLVAAPVFGRVVGKALRLLDVPPDSKIGE, encoded by the coding sequence ATGGGTGCTGGCCGCTATCGCATCATGCTGTTTATCGTGCTGGCCGGATTGTTGGCGCTGATCGGGCGTATTGGTTATCTACAGCTCTTTGATCAGCAGTTCCTGCAAGACCAAGGCGACGCCCGTACTCTGCGCGTTGACAGTATCAATGCCCACCGCGGCATGATCACTGATCGCACTGGTGAGCCGCTAGCCATCTCGACCCCTGTCGTGACGCTATGGGCCGACCCGCGCAAGGTACCCGATGATCCCGTGCGTCTGTCACTTCTCGCGCGCGCCCTTGGCCAGCAACCTGATGACCTGATCAATCGTATCCGTCGTTATCGTGACGGTGGTAAAGGCTTCATGTACATCAAGCGTCAGATGACGCCGCCTCAGGCTCAGCCGGCAATAGATCTTGATATCCCGGGCGTAAGTCACAAGCAGGAATACAAGCGCTATTACCCCTCTGGAGAGGTCTCCGCGCAGCTGGTCGGCGTCACCAACGTCGATGACAAGGGTCAGGAGGGGCTGGAGCTTGCCTACAATTCCTACCTTTCCGGCACGCCGGGCAAGCGCCGTGTACTCAAGGACCGCAAGGGGCGGCTAGTACGTGACCTGCATCTGATCAGCGAAGCCAAGCCCGGTGGTGACTTGAAGCTGTCTATTGATCTCCGTCTGCAATACATGGCCTATCGTGAGCTCAAGGCCGCCGTGGCCGAGCACCGTGCCGATGGTGGCACACTGGTGATGATGGATGCTCGTACCGGTGAAGTGCTGGCGATGGTCAACCAGAAGTCCTATAACCCGAACAATCGCGCTGGCCTGGATCCTGAGGGCCTGCGTAACCGCGCCATCACGGATGCCTTCGAGCCCGGCTCTGTCATGAAGCCGCTGGCGATGAGCGCCGGACTTGCTTCTGGCCAGTATCAGCCGGACTCCATCATCGATACCACGCCGGGCTACATGCGCGTCGACAGGTTCACCATTCGCGACTTCCGTAACTACGGCAAGCTCGACATGGCCGGTATTCTGTATCACTCATCCAATATCGGTATGAGCCGCATGGCATTGAGCCTTGAGGACGATGCCATCTGGAATCGCTACTATTCCTTGGGGTTGGGTCAGAGCCCCGGGACCGGTTTCCCCGGGGAGACGACCGGTGTCCTGCCGTCACCGACCAACTGGTCGCGTAGCAAGCGTGCGTCCATGGCTTATGGTTACGGCATCAGCGTTTCGGCCCTGCAGCTGGCGAGTGCTTATACTGCGCTTGCCAATGATGGCCGTCGTCTGCCGCCTTCACTGCTCAAGGTCAATACACCGATCGTGGGTGATCAGGTGATCTCCGCGGAAAATGCCCATTCCCTGCTGGGCATGATGGAGAAGATCGTGCAGCCCAATGGGCCAGCCAAGCGTGCGGTGGTCGAGGGCTACCGTATCGCAGGCAAGACCGGTACGGTGCGTAAGGTGACCTCCGGTGGTTATCAGAAGACGGCCTACCGATCGCTCTTTGCGGGTGTGGCGCCTGTCTCTGATCCGCGCATCGTCACGGTAGTGATGATCGAGAATCCCAAGGGCGAAGAATATTATGGTGGCCTGGTTGCAGCGCCGGTCTTTGGGCGTGTAGTCGGCAAGGCATTGCGTCTGTTGGATGTACCACCGGACAGCAAGATCGGCGAGTAG
- a CDS encoding UDP-N-acetylmuramoyl-L-alanyl-D-glutamate--2,6-diaminopimelate ligase — MALWPVAFNGGCLAALLPSQPEWHLTIDSRRVSKGSIFIAVPGIGSDGRDYISRAQQNGAALVLAERPTADDAQVAAHAQDETVVWLDGLGEQLGELGRQAFGVPESLTLIGVTGTNGKSSVTHYIAELAEALGTPAGMIGTLGVGRPGALVAGERTTPDALSVQAALKGLSLVGAELIAMEVSSHALDQGRVNGCHFTVAGYTNLSRDHLDYHGSMAAYAAAKAKLFKRPELSLAVLNADDALARLMLAGMQRGVRVLAMGRDEVATLRVIDVFPEPLGQVAVIATPDGERELGLNLMGRFNLDNALLAMLILHGLDYSLAELFAAAPSLTPVPGRMQRLTRDGAPVVVVDYAHTPEAVETALTALRAHLPARDDARLWCVLGCGGDRDTGKRPLMASAAEQGADRVVITDDNPRGEDAADIRQQMMKGIHACERIENIADRGEAIAQVIREAGEYDVILIAGKGHEDYQEIGGQRLPFSDVAHAVVALERRGLSTLEGLESDA, encoded by the coding sequence ATGGCATTGTGGCCAGTAGCGTTCAATGGTGGCTGCCTGGCAGCGCTCCTCCCTTCGCAGCCCGAGTGGCATCTCACAATCGATAGCCGTCGTGTGAGTAAAGGCTCCATCTTTATCGCGGTGCCGGGCATCGGCAGTGATGGCCGTGATTATATTTCCCGGGCACAGCAGAACGGTGCTGCACTGGTACTGGCTGAACGGCCAACTGCAGACGATGCTCAGGTTGCGGCTCACGCGCAAGACGAAACCGTCGTGTGGCTCGATGGGCTTGGCGAGCAGCTCGGCGAGCTGGGACGTCAGGCCTTTGGGGTGCCTGAGTCACTGACGTTGATCGGGGTCACGGGGACCAATGGCAAGTCTTCAGTCACCCATTACATCGCTGAGTTGGCGGAAGCCTTGGGTACGCCTGCTGGCATGATCGGTACGCTGGGTGTGGGTCGGCCAGGTGCGCTGGTCGCAGGTGAACGTACTACGCCGGATGCGCTGTCAGTGCAGGCTGCGCTCAAGGGCTTGAGTCTGGTGGGGGCTGAGCTGATCGCGATGGAAGTGTCCTCTCACGCGCTTGATCAAGGGCGGGTCAATGGCTGCCACTTCACCGTTGCCGGCTATACCAATCTTTCACGTGATCATCTCGATTACCACGGCAGCATGGCGGCCTATGCCGCGGCCAAAGCCAAGTTGTTCAAGCGTCCTGAGCTCTCATTGGCGGTACTCAACGCTGATGATGCACTGGCACGTCTGATGCTCGCCGGCATGCAACGTGGTGTGCGTGTATTGGCCATGGGGCGTGATGAAGTGGCCACACTGCGTGTCATCGATGTCTTCCCCGAGCCGCTGGGGCAGGTGGCCGTGATTGCGACGCCCGACGGTGAACGCGAGCTTGGCCTCAATCTTATGGGGCGCTTCAATCTTGATAACGCGCTGCTGGCGATGTTGATCCTGCATGGTCTTGATTACTCCTTGGCCGAACTGTTTGCTGCTGCCCCCAGCCTGACCCCTGTGCCAGGGCGCATGCAGCGTCTGACACGTGACGGTGCGCCAGTGGTCGTGGTGGATTACGCCCACACGCCGGAGGCTGTCGAAACGGCGCTGACTGCCTTGCGTGCCCACTTGCCGGCGCGTGACGATGCGCGCCTATGGTGCGTGCTTGGCTGTGGCGGTGATCGCGACACTGGCAAGCGTCCGCTGATGGCGAGTGCCGCCGAACAGGGTGCTGATCGCGTCGTGATTACGGATGACAATCCGCGTGGTGAAGATGCCGCCGATATCCGTCAGCAGATGATGAAAGGCATTCACGCATGTGAGCGCATAGAGAATATCGCGGATCGTGGTGAGGCCATCGCGCAAGTCATTCGTGAGGCCGGTGAATACGACGTCATTCTGATTGCTGGCAAGGGGCATGAGGACTATCAGGAAATCGGTGGGCAGCGTCTACCGTTCTCGGATGTCGCTCACGCCGTAGTCGCACTTGAGCGGCGTGGGCTCTCCACACTGGAAGGTCTGGAGAGCGACGCATGA